Proteins encoded in a region of the Brevundimonas vesicularis genome:
- the recJ gene encoding single-stranded-DNA-specific exonuclease RecJ, whose amino-acid sequence MADDGGAKTLNAFLGVSRSLSGRAWRQRPADAATTRAHMQTLNLEEPLARALASRGVRADQGQDFLTPTLRALFPDPSSFIDMDAAADAILNALQAKANIHVFADYDVDGASSAALLVRWFRAMGHTLSIYVPDRMTEGYGPSAKAFDTLKASGADLVITVDCGAAANEALAHAAAIALNVVVIDHHLMRTEPPTALAVVNPNRPGCNSGQGNLAAAGVVFVLLAALNREGRRRSLFAERPEPDIRQWLDLAALGAICDVTGLTGFNRALTGLGLKVMSDWRNPGLRALLAAAGAEPGPAKSNHAGFILGPRINAGGRIGRSDLGARLLSTDDPTEAEALAIELDALNLSRRDVERAVTEAAVRRVEATGAHADESAVVVVAGEDWHPGVVGIVAGRLRERWRKPVIVIGVDPVTGLGKGSGRSQPGMNLGRAIQAAWESGILLAGGGHAMAAGLTMDGARVSELTAFLNARLAIERVEAVAQDVLEIDALIDPAAATRDLFESFERLAPFGPANPEPSFALSGVQAREPVAMNGGHVRCRLIGPDGASVKAIAWRCADLPTGQALLSGQGGLSIVGRLKADDWNGRKGVQFEIEDVADPRMI is encoded by the coding sequence ATGGCAGACGACGGCGGCGCAAAGACACTGAACGCATTTCTCGGCGTGTCTCGGTCCCTGTCCGGGCGCGCCTGGCGTCAACGTCCAGCCGATGCCGCAACGACGCGCGCGCACATGCAGACCCTGAACCTGGAAGAACCGCTGGCCCGGGCCTTGGCCTCGCGGGGCGTTCGCGCAGACCAGGGCCAAGATTTCCTTACCCCGACCCTGCGTGCCCTGTTTCCCGACCCGTCCAGCTTTATAGATATGGACGCAGCGGCCGATGCGATCCTGAACGCGCTTCAGGCCAAGGCGAACATTCATGTGTTCGCCGACTACGACGTGGACGGGGCCTCCAGCGCGGCGCTGCTGGTGCGTTGGTTCCGGGCGATGGGGCATACGCTTTCGATCTATGTTCCAGACCGGATGACCGAAGGTTACGGTCCCAGCGCCAAGGCCTTCGATACGCTGAAGGCGTCGGGCGCAGACCTGGTCATCACGGTGGATTGCGGGGCGGCGGCGAACGAAGCCCTGGCCCATGCGGCCGCCATCGCCCTGAACGTCGTCGTTATCGATCACCACCTGATGCGCACCGAGCCGCCGACGGCGCTGGCGGTCGTCAATCCGAACCGGCCGGGGTGCAACTCGGGTCAGGGAAATCTGGCGGCGGCAGGCGTCGTCTTCGTGCTTCTGGCGGCGCTGAATCGTGAAGGTCGGCGTCGTAGCCTGTTTGCCGAGAGGCCCGAGCCGGACATTCGTCAGTGGCTGGATCTGGCGGCCCTGGGCGCCATCTGCGACGTGACCGGTCTGACCGGCTTCAATCGCGCGCTGACCGGCCTTGGTCTCAAGGTCATGAGCGACTGGCGCAATCCGGGTCTGCGCGCGCTGTTGGCGGCGGCGGGCGCCGAACCGGGACCGGCCAAGAGCAATCATGCCGGTTTCATCCTGGGACCGCGCATCAATGCGGGAGGACGCATCGGTCGCTCCGACCTCGGCGCAAGGCTGCTGTCGACGGATGATCCGACCGAGGCCGAGGCCCTGGCCATCGAACTCGATGCACTGAATCTATCGCGGCGCGATGTCGAGCGGGCCGTCACCGAGGCGGCCGTTCGACGTGTCGAGGCGACCGGCGCCCATGCCGACGAGAGCGCGGTCGTCGTGGTCGCGGGCGAGGACTGGCATCCGGGCGTCGTCGGGATCGTCGCCGGCCGTTTGCGCGAGCGCTGGCGCAAGCCGGTGATCGTCATTGGCGTCGATCCCGTGACCGGTCTCGGAAAAGGGTCAGGCCGGTCACAGCCAGGCATGAACCTGGGCCGCGCGATCCAGGCGGCCTGGGAGAGCGGAATCCTGCTCGCTGGCGGCGGTCATGCCATGGCGGCAGGCCTGACGATGGACGGTGCGCGCGTGTCCGAGCTGACCGCCTTCCTGAACGCGCGACTCGCTATCGAAAGGGTCGAAGCTGTCGCACAGGACGTGCTGGAGATCGACGCGCTGATCGACCCGGCGGCGGCGACGCGCGATCTGTTCGAATCGTTTGAGCGTCTGGCCCCATTCGGCCCCGCCAACCCGGAACCCAGCTTCGCCCTGAGCGGCGTTCAAGCCCGCGAACCCGTCGCCATGAACGGCGGTCATGTGCGGTGCCGGCTGATCGGTCCGGATGGCGCTTCGGTCAAGGCCATCGCCTGGCGCTGCGCCGATCTGCCGACGGGCCAAGCCTTGCTGTCGGGGCAGGGCGGGCTGAGCATCGTGGGCCGGCTGAAGGCTGACGACTGGAATGGGCGCAAGGGCGTGCAGTTCGAGATCGAGGATGTCGCCGATCCTCGAATGATCTGA
- the phaC gene encoding class I poly(R)-hydroxyalkanoic acid synthase — MAKTPRTPTDAPDRPARKAGRPTSAKPRPPRQPRQPKSKPAETREAVSETHAEPTLEPTAATSNQAEVIETLSMNLAKAAMMAQSAIAEAALTQADRPAALSADPFNVAPAMTSVMTSLAAQPDKMIQAQADLFGRYMQLWSSTARQAAGEAPDPAPVDKRFKDPAWSENPMFDMMRRSYLLTSDWMNGLIAGVEDVDPTLKRRAQFFTRLLTDAFSPSNFLASNPVALKALAETSGESLVKGMQNFAADLERGGGSLRISQADYGKFVVGENVATAPGQVVWRDELFELIQYAPTTETQHEIPLLIFPPWINKFYIMDLQPANSLIRWLSAQGLTVFVCSWVNPDKDKAGFGFDDYLEKGIYRAVEKTLEQAGTKQLNAVGYCIGGTLLGAGLAHMAAKGDKRIAAATFFAAQHDFAEAGDLLLFTDEHWIAEIERQMDAAGGVLPGAAMAETFNALRSNDLIWSFFISNYLLGKDPPAFDLLFWNADQTRMPKALHLDYLRQMYGANALAKGQFEIGGLTADLSKVEIPLYFQASREDHIAPMNSVYRSAKLFGAKDVTFTLAGSGHIAGVINAPAAKKYQHWTNPALPATLAEWQAEAVEHSGSWWEHWSAWLGARSGAQIPARDPAKGPLKPIEPAPGSYVKVKS; from the coding sequence ATGGCCAAGACTCCCAGAACGCCGACAGACGCCCCCGACCGCCCCGCACGCAAGGCCGGACGTCCGACGTCCGCCAAGCCCCGCCCGCCTCGGCAGCCTCGGCAGCCTAAGTCGAAACCTGCCGAAACGCGGGAGGCCGTCTCTGAAACCCATGCAGAGCCGACTCTTGAGCCGACCGCAGCGACGTCCAACCAGGCCGAGGTGATCGAAACCCTGTCGATGAATCTGGCCAAGGCGGCCATGATGGCTCAGAGCGCGATCGCCGAGGCGGCGCTGACCCAGGCCGATCGGCCGGCCGCCCTTTCCGCCGATCCCTTCAACGTCGCGCCAGCCATGACGTCAGTCATGACCAGCTTGGCCGCCCAGCCCGACAAGATGATTCAGGCCCAGGCCGACCTGTTTGGCCGCTATATGCAGCTCTGGTCATCGACGGCGCGTCAGGCGGCCGGCGAGGCGCCCGATCCCGCCCCGGTCGACAAGCGGTTCAAGGACCCGGCTTGGTCCGAAAACCCCATGTTTGACATGATGCGGCGATCCTATCTGCTGACGTCAGACTGGATGAACGGCCTGATCGCCGGGGTCGAGGACGTCGATCCGACGCTCAAACGTCGCGCGCAATTCTTCACCCGCCTGCTGACAGACGCCTTCTCGCCGTCGAACTTTTTGGCCTCCAACCCCGTCGCGCTGAAAGCCTTGGCGGAGACCAGCGGCGAATCGCTGGTGAAGGGCATGCAGAACTTCGCCGCGGATCTTGAACGTGGCGGCGGATCGCTGCGCATCAGCCAGGCCGACTACGGCAAGTTCGTCGTCGGCGAGAACGTCGCCACGGCGCCGGGCCAGGTCGTCTGGCGCGATGAGTTGTTCGAACTGATCCAATACGCGCCGACGACCGAGACCCAGCACGAAATCCCGCTGCTGATCTTTCCGCCTTGGATCAACAAATTCTACATCATGGATCTGCAGCCGGCGAACTCGCTGATCCGCTGGCTGTCGGCTCAGGGCCTCACAGTCTTCGTCTGTTCCTGGGTCAATCCGGACAAGGACAAGGCCGGCTTCGGCTTTGACGACTATCTGGAAAAGGGCATCTATCGCGCGGTCGAGAAGACTCTGGAGCAGGCGGGAACCAAGCAACTGAATGCCGTGGGATATTGCATCGGCGGCACCCTGCTTGGCGCTGGTCTGGCGCATATGGCGGCCAAGGGCGACAAGCGCATCGCCGCCGCCACCTTCTTCGCCGCTCAACATGACTTCGCCGAGGCCGGCGACCTGTTGCTGTTCACCGACGAACACTGGATCGCCGAGATCGAGCGTCAGATGGATGCGGCGGGCGGAGTCCTGCCGGGCGCAGCCATGGCCGAAACGTTCAACGCCCTGCGGTCCAACGACCTGATCTGGTCCTTCTTCATCAGCAACTATCTGCTGGGCAAGGATCCGCCCGCCTTCGACCTGCTGTTCTGGAACGCCGACCAGACGCGCATGCCCAAGGCGCTGCATCTGGACTATCTGCGTCAGATGTATGGGGCCAACGCCCTGGCCAAGGGGCAGTTTGAGATCGGCGGCCTGACGGCGGATCTGTCGAAAGTCGAGATCCCGCTCTATTTTCAGGCCAGCCGCGAGGATCACATCGCGCCGATGAACTCCGTCTATCGGTCCGCCAAACTGTTCGGCGCCAAGGATGTGACCTTCACCCTGGCCGGGTCAGGTCACATCGCCGGCGTCATCAACGCCCCCGCCGCAAAGAAGTATCAGCACTGGACCAACCCCGCCCTGCCCGCGACCTTGGCCGAATGGCAGGCGGAAGCCGTCGAACATTCAGGCAGTTGGTGGGAGCATTGGTCGGCCTGGCTCGGCGCGCGTTCCGGCGCTCAAATCCCCGCCCGCGACCCCGCCAAAGGTCCGCTCAAGCCCATCGAGCCGGCGCCGGGCAGCTATGTGAAAGTGAAGTCTTGA
- the msrB gene encoding peptide-methionine (R)-S-oxide reductase MsrB, with protein sequence MTQSLILSRRGLLMSAGALALSACSPETSEAGEGQYAASPYRRVSDADWRRRLGDASWRVMRHEGTERPYSSPLNDQHARGTFVCKGCDLPLFRSQWKFDSHTGWPSFYDVIAANIGKKRDLAIGIPRTEYHCARCVGHQGHVFDDGPRPTGLRYCNNGVALKFVSA encoded by the coding sequence ATGACCCAGTCCCTGATTCTGAGTCGCCGGGGCCTTCTGATGAGCGCCGGCGCGCTCGCCCTGTCCGCCTGTTCGCCTGAGACATCCGAAGCCGGGGAGGGGCAATACGCAGCCTCCCCCTATCGTCGGGTGTCCGATGCGGATTGGCGACGACGCTTGGGCGACGCGTCTTGGCGCGTGATGCGGCACGAGGGGACGGAGCGTCCCTATTCCAGCCCGTTGAACGATCAGCATGCGCGCGGGACGTTCGTCTGCAAGGGCTGCGATCTGCCGCTGTTCCGATCGCAGTGGAAATTCGATTCCCACACCGGCTGGCCCAGCTTCTATGACGTCATCGCCGCCAATATCGGCAAGAAGCGTGACTTGGCCATCGGCATTCCGCGCACCGAATACCATTGCGCCCGCTGCGTGGGACACCAGGGGCATGTGTTCGATGACGGTCCGCGCCCGACGGGGCTGCGCTACTGCAACAATGGCGTGGCGCTGAAGTTCGTGTCGGCCTAG
- the argC gene encoding N-acetyl-gamma-glutamyl-phosphate reductase — protein MTHTIFIDGEAGTTGLEIRERLEARPDLKLILLGDRRRDADARREALNGADAVILCLPDDAAREAVSMIANPSVKVIDASTAYRVAPGWAYGFPEMDAGQRALIARSQFVSNPGCYPTGFIALVRPLVKAGLVPANYPVTVNAVSGYSGGGKTMIAEFEAAPKDSGGAATAYRAYGLTLRHKHVPEMTKHTGLSRDVLFTPAVGNYRQGMLVEVPLHLAALPETPSVERLHGALVEAYDGQRFVEVADLEETEAMTGIEPQGLNGTNRLRLHVCGDRNGEQARLVALLDNLGKGASGAAVQNLNIMLDLDETTGLI, from the coding sequence ATGACCCATACCATCTTCATCGACGGCGAAGCCGGCACCACGGGGCTGGAAATCCGCGAGCGGCTGGAAGCGCGCCCGGATCTGAAGCTGATCCTGCTGGGCGACAGACGTCGGGATGCGGATGCACGGCGTGAGGCCCTGAACGGCGCCGACGCCGTGATCCTGTGTCTGCCCGACGATGCTGCGCGGGAAGCCGTGTCCATGATCGCCAACCCGTCGGTCAAGGTGATCGACGCCTCGACCGCCTATCGGGTCGCGCCGGGCTGGGCCTATGGCTTTCCTGAAATGGATGCCGGGCAACGTGCGCTGATCGCGCGCTCTCAGTTCGTGTCGAACCCCGGCTGCTATCCCACGGGCTTCATCGCTCTGGTGCGGCCGCTGGTGAAGGCGGGTCTGGTTCCAGCCAACTATCCTGTCACGGTCAATGCGGTGTCAGGCTATTCTGGCGGCGGCAAGACCATGATCGCCGAATTCGAGGCGGCCCCAAAAGACAGCGGAGGCGCCGCGACCGCCTATCGCGCCTATGGTCTGACGCTGAGGCACAAGCATGTGCCCGAAATGACCAAACACACAGGTCTGAGCCGAGACGTGCTGTTTACGCCGGCGGTCGGAAACTATCGTCAGGGCATGCTGGTCGAGGTTCCGCTGCATCTGGCGGCCCTGCCGGAAACCCCCTCTGTCGAACGGCTGCACGGCGCCTTGGTCGAGGCCTATGACGGCCAGCGGTTCGTCGAGGTCGCCGACCTGGAGGAAACCGAGGCCATGACCGGCATCGAGCCCCAAGGTCTGAACGGCACCAACCGACTGCGTCTGCATGTCTGCGGCGATCGCAATGGCGAGCAGGCGCGGCTGGTCGCTTTGCTCGACAATCTGGGTAAGGGCGCGTCGGGCGCGGCGGTGCAGAACCTGAACATCATGCTGGATCTGGATGAGACGACCGGTCTGATCTGA
- the rpsI gene encoding 30S ribosomal protein S9, with protein sequence MTDVTNTETATGFDALKGLSSSVENDAPVYVQKLDAQGRAYSTGKRKNAIARVWVKPGTGKITINGKDQEQYFARPVLRMMIAQPLTVSDRATQYDVICTVEGSGLSGQAGAIRHGLSHALTHFEPELRKVLKPHGFLTRDSRVVERKKYGRAKARRSFQFSKR encoded by the coding sequence ATGACCGACGTGACCAACACCGAAACCGCAACCGGCTTCGACGCCCTGAAGGGCCTGAGCTCTTCGGTCGAGAACGACGCGCCCGTCTATGTCCAGAAGCTGGACGCCCAAGGCCGCGCCTATTCGACCGGCAAGCGCAAGAACGCCATCGCTCGCGTCTGGGTGAAGCCCGGCACCGGCAAGATCACCATTAACGGCAAGGACCAGGAGCAGTATTTCGCTCGTCCCGTGCTGCGCATGATGATCGCTCAGCCGCTGACCGTCTCGGACCGCGCCACCCAGTATGACGTGATCTGCACCGTCGAAGGTTCGGGTCTGTCGGGCCAGGCCGGCGCGATCCGTCACGGCCTGTCGCACGCCCTCACGCACTTCGAACCGGAACTGCGCAAGGTCCTGAAGCCGCATGGCTTCCTGACCCGCGACAGCCGCGTCGTCGAGCGCAAGAAGTACGGCCGCGCCAAGGCTCGCCGCAGCTTCCAGTTCTCGAAGCGCTAA
- the rplM gene encoding 50S ribosomal protein L13 has product MLKSTTASLKPAEVEKKWIHIDAEGVVVGRLATFIANRLRGKHRGDYTPHVDCGDYVVVTNVDKVVFTGKKNTDKIYYRHTGHPGGVKSTTPEKVLGGRFPERVLEKAVERMLPKESPLARKQMTHLRLFAGAAHDHEAQQPETIDFKSASPKNTRSV; this is encoded by the coding sequence ATGCTGAAGAGCACTACGGCTTCGTTGAAGCCGGCCGAGGTCGAGAAGAAGTGGATCCACATCGACGCCGAAGGCGTCGTGGTGGGCCGCCTTGCGACCTTCATCGCCAACCGTCTGCGCGGCAAGCACCGCGGCGACTACACTCCGCACGTCGATTGCGGCGACTATGTCGTCGTCACCAACGTCGACAAGGTGGTGTTCACCGGCAAGAAGAACACCGACAAGATCTACTATCGCCACACCGGTCACCCGGGCGGCGTCAAGTCGACCACGCCTGAGAAGGTTCTGGGCGGCCGCTTCCCCGAGCGCGTGCTTGAAAAGGCTGTCGAGCGCATGCTGCCCAAGGAAAGCCCCTTGGCCCGCAAGCAGATGACGCACCTGCGCCTGTTCGCCGGCGCCGCGCACGACCACGAAGCCCAGCAACCGGAAACGATCGACTTCAAGTCGGCGTCGCCCAAGAACACCCGGAGCGTCTGA
- a CDS encoding alkaline phosphatase PhoX, producing the protein MIVHRRGLIATGAAAAFSGLARHAGAQTAGEETYVNEVHGYGPLLRDSNRLLDLPEGFSYQVVAQSGDTMDDGLFAPGQPDGMACFPLEGFRVALVVNHELKGSSGLHRNLGPGGLREERLDLLDATKGYDTYKNGRPLPGGCSTIIYDLAARRMVGRHLTLAGTSTNCCGGPTPWGSWLTCEETLETPADADVTKAHGWVFEVPATATGLVDPVPLKAMGRFDHEAVCVDPRTGVVYLTEDDNAGLFYRFIPNAPGKLTEGGRLQAMAWKGAPSADTRNQDGRTWAVGDWKEIEWIDLDDVESPNGDLAKRGHAAGAAWVARGEGLWWGDDELYFTATSGGPIRRGQVMRLVPGLNGEADRLQLFVESTDPKTMNMADNITVAPWGHLILCEDNYSSDVRNHLKGVTPEGKVYTIGRNVFTGNSEFAGACFSPDGEVLFVNIMYPGMTLAIRGPWSSVRT; encoded by the coding sequence ATGATCGTTCATCGTCGTGGTCTGATCGCCACGGGCGCAGCCGCCGCCTTCTCAGGACTGGCGCGTCATGCCGGAGCTCAGACGGCGGGTGAAGAGACCTACGTCAACGAGGTCCATGGCTACGGACCTCTGCTACGCGATTCCAATCGTCTGCTCGATCTGCCCGAAGGCTTTTCCTATCAGGTCGTCGCCCAGAGCGGCGACACGATGGACGACGGCCTGTTCGCTCCGGGACAGCCCGACGGCATGGCCTGTTTCCCGCTGGAAGGATTTCGCGTGGCCTTGGTGGTCAATCACGAGCTGAAGGGCTCCAGCGGCCTGCATCGCAATCTCGGCCCCGGCGGCCTTCGTGAGGAGCGGCTTGACCTACTGGACGCCACCAAGGGCTACGACACCTACAAGAATGGCCGCCCCCTGCCCGGCGGCTGTTCCACCATCATCTATGATCTGGCGGCCCGCCGGATGGTCGGCCGACATCTGACGCTGGCCGGCACCTCGACCAACTGCTGCGGCGGGCCGACACCGTGGGGCAGTTGGCTGACCTGCGAGGAAACGCTGGAGACGCCGGCCGACGCCGATGTGACCAAGGCCCACGGGTGGGTCTTCGAAGTTCCGGCGACCGCGACCGGCCTGGTCGATCCCGTGCCGCTCAAGGCCATGGGCCGCTTCGATCACGAGGCTGTCTGCGTCGATCCCCGCACCGGCGTCGTCTATCTGACCGAAGACGACAACGCCGGCCTCTTCTATCGCTTCATTCCCAATGCGCCCGGCAAGCTGACCGAGGGCGGCCGGCTTCAGGCGATGGCCTGGAAAGGCGCGCCGTCGGCCGACACCCGCAATCAGGATGGGCGCACCTGGGCTGTCGGCGACTGGAAGGAGATCGAATGGATCGATCTGGACGACGTCGAATCTCCCAATGGCGACCTGGCCAAGCGCGGTCATGCCGCCGGCGCGGCCTGGGTTGCGCGGGGCGAAGGCCTCTGGTGGGGCGATGACGAACTGTATTTCACCGCAACCTCGGGCGGACCCATCCGCCGTGGTCAGGTCATGCGGCTGGTTCCCGGTCTGAACGGCGAGGCGGACCGGCTGCAGTTGTTCGTGGAAAGCACGGATCCAAAGACGATGAACATGGCCGACAACATCACCGTCGCGCCTTGGGGACACCTGATCCTGTGCGAGGACAACTATTCCTCGGACGTTCGCAACCACCTGAAAGGCGTTACGCCAGAGGGCAAGGTCTATACGATCGGCCGCAACGTCTTCACCGGCAACTCCGAGTTCGCCGGCGCCTGTTTTTCGCCGGATGGCGAGGTGCTGTTCGTCAACATCATGTACCCCGGCATGACCCTGGCGATCAGAGGCCCATGGTCCTCGGTCCGGACATGA
- a CDS encoding COX15/CtaA family protein, giving the protein MNRFGNPDRNRAVAVWLFATAAVVFLMVVIGGITRLTGSGLSITEWKPIMGAIPPLNDAQWAEAFEKYKQIPQYAQVNAGMSLGEFQGIFWWEWLHRLIGRLVGMVFALPLIAFLLCRLAPARSVFRQWAMPNRLIWRCVLLLALGGLQGLIGWWMVSSGLSERVSVAPERLATHLGLAFVLFAALIWTGLEAWNGEDHGRPPSGWVRGAGLLLGAVFLQCLLGALVAGGHAGLVYTDWPLMNGAVLPPADWSLGAAAFLHDQALTQFNHRLVAYGLLIAVSVYAFQAWRWRVAEGMGFGAFALAGVIWFQALLGIVTLVHAVPVWLGVLHQAGAAIVLATATVNLWLVLRAQPRIFMSGPRTMGL; this is encoded by the coding sequence ATGAACCGTTTCGGAAATCCAGATCGTAACCGCGCCGTCGCCGTGTGGCTGTTCGCCACGGCCGCCGTCGTCTTCCTGATGGTGGTGATCGGCGGCATCACGCGGCTGACGGGCTCTGGCCTGTCGATCACGGAGTGGAAGCCCATCATGGGCGCCATTCCGCCTCTGAACGACGCGCAGTGGGCCGAGGCCTTCGAGAAGTACAAGCAGATCCCGCAGTACGCGCAGGTCAACGCCGGCATGAGCCTGGGCGAGTTTCAGGGCATCTTCTGGTGGGAATGGCTGCACCGTCTGATCGGGCGTCTGGTGGGTATGGTGTTCGCCCTGCCGCTGATCGCCTTCCTGCTGTGCCGTCTGGCGCCGGCCCGGTCGGTATTCCGCCAGTGGGCCATGCCCAACCGCCTGATCTGGCGTTGTGTCCTGCTTCTGGCGCTGGGCGGCCTTCAGGGCCTGATCGGATGGTGGATGGTGTCCAGTGGCCTGTCCGAGCGTGTCAGCGTGGCTCCGGAGCGTCTGGCGACGCACCTTGGTCTGGCGTTCGTCCTGTTCGCCGCCCTGATCTGGACGGGGCTAGAGGCCTGGAACGGTGAGGATCACGGCCGGCCGCCGTCGGGTTGGGTGAGGGGCGCCGGCCTGCTGCTGGGCGCAGTGTTCCTGCAATGCCTGCTGGGCGCCCTGGTTGCGGGCGGTCATGCCGGGCTGGTCTATACCGACTGGCCGCTGATGAACGGCGCCGTTTTGCCGCCGGCCGACTGGAGCCTGGGCGCGGCCGCCTTCCTGCATGATCAGGCGCTCACGCAGTTCAATCACCGACTGGTCGCCTATGGTCTGCTGATCGCCGTCAGCGTTTATGCTTTCCAGGCCTGGCGCTGGCGCGTAGCGGAGGGAATGGGCTTCGGCGCCTTCGCGCTTGCGGGTGTGATCTGGTTCCAGGCTCTGCTGGGGATCGTGACCCTGGTGCACGCTGTTCCGGTCTGGCTTGGCGTATTGCACCAGGCAGGCGCCGCGATCGTGCTGGCGACGGCCACCGTGAATCTGTGGCTGGTGTTGCGAGCTCAGCCGCGCATCTTCATGTCCGGACCGAGGACCATGGGCCTCTGA
- a CDS encoding transglycosylase has protein sequence MQYADIAAAIAGGLLLAWIADFLTGRRGFGGTSLVSGIGLACGWFLAVRVFVVSTMDSWVWVPWALVGSGICLVAFFLFRNKR, from the coding sequence TTGCAATACGCGGATATCGCCGCCGCCATCGCAGGCGGCCTGCTGCTGGCCTGGATCGCGGACTTTCTGACAGGCCGGCGCGGCTTCGGCGGCACAAGCCTTGTGTCCGGGATCGGCCTGGCCTGTGGATGGTTCCTGGCGGTCCGGGTCTTCGTGGTCAGCACGATGGACAGCTGGGTCTGGGTGCCGTGGGCGCTCGTTGGATCGGGCATCTGTCTGGTCGCCTTCTTCCTGTTCCGGAACAAGCGCTGA
- a CDS encoding DUF2842 domain-containing protein: MPPRLRRFVAAIGVLLFLVFWVWGLIALRGMLPTSQWIDFLFFGIGGTAWGLPLIPLLRWAERG, encoded by the coding sequence ATGCCGCCCCGTCTGCGTCGCTTCGTCGCCGCGATCGGCGTGCTGCTCTTTCTCGTTTTCTGGGTCTGGGGCCTGATCGCCCTGCGCGGAATGCTGCCGACGTCGCAGTGGATCGACTTCCTGTTCTTCGGCATCGGCGGGACCGCCTGGGGCCTGCCTCTCATCCCGTTGCTGCGATGGGCCGAGCGCGGCTGA
- a CDS encoding MerR family transcriptional regulator — MAKSADAFRTISEAAEEVGAPQHVLRFWETKFDFVTPVKRAGGRRFYRPQDIAVLKAVKRLLHDDGLTIRGVQRLHREQGLKKLIGAEAAALIDDGDVTMSALTSDVARAETSKLQQVLADLEQAKARLDAVLSR, encoded by the coding sequence GTGGCCAAGAGCGCCGACGCCTTCCGAACCATTTCCGAAGCGGCCGAAGAGGTCGGTGCGCCGCAGCATGTGCTGCGGTTCTGGGAAACGAAGTTCGATTTCGTCACGCCGGTCAAACGAGCCGGCGGTCGGCGCTTTTATCGGCCTCAGGACATCGCGGTGCTGAAGGCGGTCAAACGCCTTCTGCACGACGACGGGCTGACGATTCGCGGCGTCCAGCGTCTGCACAGGGAACAGGGGCTGAAAAAGCTGATCGGGGCGGAGGCCGCCGCACTGATAGACGACGGCGATGTCACGATGTCTGCGCTGACGTCCGATGTCGCGCGGGCGGAAACCTCGAAATTGCAGCAGGTTCTGGCCGATCTGGAGCAGGCCAAAGCGCGTCTGGACGCCGTTCTTTCACGGTAG
- a CDS encoding integration host factor subunit alpha — protein sequence MAGQQTVTRADLCEAVHEEVGLSRQECSSLVERTLELIVESLERGETVKLSGFGVFQVREKRARMGRNPKTGEPAAINPRRVISFRASQIMKSRVHDAVVEA from the coding sequence ATGGCAGGCCAACAGACCGTGACGCGCGCCGACTTGTGCGAAGCCGTGCATGAAGAGGTCGGCCTGTCGCGTCAGGAATGCTCCAGCCTGGTCGAGCGCACCCTGGAACTGATCGTCGAATCGCTCGAGCGCGGCGAGACAGTGAAACTGTCCGGCTTCGGCGTCTTTCAGGTGCGTGAGAAGCGTGCACGGATGGGCCGCAATCCCAAGACGGGCGAACCGGCGGCGATCAATCCACGCCGGGTCATCAGCTTCCGTGCCTCACAGATCATGAAAAGCCGGGTTCACGACGCCGTCGTCGAGGCCTGA